One part of the Aestuariirhabdus litorea genome encodes these proteins:
- a CDS encoding YeaH/YhbH family protein: MSHIIDRRLNAKNKSTVNRQRFLERYKKHIKKAVSGAVTQRSITDVKSGSDITIPRKDISEPIFHHGQGGDVTTVHPGNKEFLSGDRIKRPLGGGAGGGGGSGEASNDGEGLDDFTFHISQEEFLEFVFEDLELPFLVKKQLKDASAFSLRQAGFSNKGSPEKLNIVRSLRSAHARRIALSGKERREIRALKRELRQLELSAGERNESRIIELKEQIKALNLKLKRLPFIDEFDLKFNNFVRVPQPSTKAVMLCLMDVSGSMTQEIKDMAKRFFLLLYLFLQRNYKQIEVVFIRHHTSAKEVDENDFFYSRETGGTIVSSALELCYKVIQQRYPTADWNVYVAQASDGDNWEGDSSVCSKILTTHLLPLVQYFAYVEITDRNHQNLWREYETIQEDNHDSFAMQQIKSAADIYPVFRRLFERKQA, encoded by the coding sequence ATGAGCCATATTATCGACCGCCGGTTGAATGCCAAGAACAAAAGTACGGTGAATCGGCAGAGGTTCCTTGAGCGCTATAAAAAGCACATCAAGAAGGCGGTCTCTGGCGCGGTTACCCAGCGCAGTATTACGGATGTCAAAAGCGGTAGCGATATTACTATCCCCCGCAAGGATATATCGGAGCCTATCTTCCACCACGGCCAGGGTGGCGATGTCACCACGGTTCATCCGGGTAACAAGGAGTTCTTGTCCGGTGACCGTATCAAGCGGCCGCTGGGTGGTGGCGCAGGGGGCGGTGGAGGAAGTGGTGAAGCCAGCAACGATGGCGAAGGGCTGGATGATTTTACCTTCCACATCAGCCAGGAGGAGTTCCTCGAGTTCGTATTCGAAGACCTTGAGCTGCCCTTTCTGGTTAAGAAACAGCTCAAGGATGCCAGCGCCTTCAGCCTCCGCCAGGCTGGATTTTCCAACAAGGGATCACCGGAAAAGCTGAATATTGTTCGCTCCCTTCGAAGTGCCCATGCCCGAAGAATCGCGCTCTCCGGCAAGGAGCGGAGAGAGATTCGGGCGCTAAAGAGAGAGCTTCGTCAGCTCGAGCTCTCCGCCGGTGAGCGTAACGAGAGCAGGATTATTGAGTTAAAAGAGCAGATCAAAGCGCTCAACCTGAAGCTAAAACGGCTACCATTCATTGATGAGTTTGATCTCAAATTCAATAACTTTGTGCGGGTTCCGCAGCCGAGTACCAAGGCAGTGATGCTGTGCCTTATGGATGTCTCGGGGTCGATGACCCAGGAAATCAAGGACATGGCCAAGCGCTTTTTCTTGCTCCTCTACCTCTTTCTGCAAAGGAACTACAAGCAGATAGAGGTGGTATTTATCCGCCATCACACCTCGGCCAAGGAGGTGGATGAAAACGATTTTTTCTACTCGCGGGAAACCGGAGGCACCATCGTATCCAGCGCCCTGGAGCTCTGCTACAAGGTGATACAGCAGCGGTATCCTACCGCCGACTGGAATGTGTATGTGGCGCAGGCATCCGATGGCGATAACTGGGAGGGGGACTCATCGGTGTGTAGCAAGATACTCACCACCCACCTGCTGCCCCTGGTTCAGTATTTTGCCTATGTCGAGATAACAGACCGTAACCACCAAAACCTGTGGCGGGAGTATGAAACGATCCAGGAGGACAACCATGATAGCTTCGCCATGCAGCAGATAAAATCGGCTGCGGATATCTATCCTGTGTTCCGGCGTCTTTTCGAGAGGAAACAGGCATGA
- a CDS encoding SpoVR family protein has translation MSDRKPISEGSEWTFELIERYDKEIARVAALYRLDTYPNQIEVISSEQMMDAYSSTGMPLMYSHWSFGKQFLSTQQNYQRGRMGLAYEIVINSSPCIAYLMEENTMPMQALVIAHACYGHNSFFKGNYLFRTWTDAESIIDYLLFAKSYIAHCEERYGIDAVESVLDSCHALMNFGVNRYTRPAPISAEQEKARQAEREEYRQRQLNELWNTIPKAGEKVAESSESRFPPEPEENILYFIEKNAPLLETWQRELVRIVRKVAQYYYPQRQTQVMNEGWATFWHYTLLHHLHSEGLVTDGFIMEFLHSHSNVIFQPGFDDPRYSGINPYTLGFNMMADIRRICEQPTAEDRQWFPEIAGANWLDTLHFAMENFKDESFILQFLSPRIMRELKLFAIRDNESEPTLEVAAIHDESGYRAVREALAAQYNLGNREPNIQVYNVNIKGDRSLTLRHTQHNNRPLGGSTREMLRHLHNLWGFDIHLESVNDGVVKTTYHCPEINKPGVAA, from the coding sequence ATGAGTGACAGAAAGCCCATATCAGAGGGGTCGGAGTGGACCTTTGAGCTGATCGAGCGCTACGACAAGGAGATTGCCCGGGTGGCGGCGCTATATCGGCTCGATACCTACCCCAACCAGATTGAGGTGATCAGCTCGGAGCAGATGATGGACGCCTACTCGTCAACGGGAATGCCGTTGATGTATAGCCACTGGTCGTTTGGGAAACAGTTTCTCAGTACGCAGCAAAACTATCAGCGTGGACGAATGGGACTGGCCTATGAAATCGTCATTAACTCCAGCCCCTGTATTGCCTACCTGATGGAAGAGAACACCATGCCCATGCAGGCACTGGTGATTGCCCACGCTTGCTATGGACATAACTCCTTTTTTAAGGGGAACTACCTGTTCAGAACCTGGACCGATGCGGAATCGATCATTGATTACCTGCTGTTTGCCAAAAGCTATATTGCCCATTGCGAGGAACGCTACGGTATTGATGCGGTAGAGAGCGTTCTGGACTCCTGCCATGCGTTGATGAACTTCGGGGTCAACCGCTACACCCGGCCGGCCCCGATCTCTGCCGAGCAGGAGAAAGCACGCCAGGCCGAGCGCGAGGAGTATCGGCAGCGGCAGCTCAATGAGCTCTGGAATACGATTCCCAAAGCGGGAGAAAAGGTGGCGGAGTCCAGTGAGTCACGTTTTCCGCCCGAGCCGGAAGAGAACATTCTTTATTTTATCGAGAAGAATGCTCCCCTGCTGGAGACCTGGCAGCGTGAACTGGTGCGCATCGTTCGCAAAGTGGCCCAGTACTACTATCCCCAGCGCCAGACCCAGGTGATGAATGAGGGGTGGGCCACTTTCTGGCACTACACGTTACTACACCACTTGCACTCGGAGGGGCTGGTGACGGATGGATTTATCATGGAGTTCTTGCATTCGCACTCGAATGTGATCTTCCAGCCCGGGTTTGACGACCCCCGTTACAGCGGCATAAACCCCTATACCCTCGGTTTTAATATGATGGCGGACATTCGGCGTATCTGTGAGCAACCCACCGCCGAGGACAGGCAATGGTTCCCCGAGATCGCGGGGGCCAACTGGCTGGATACGCTGCATTTTGCGATGGAAAACTTCAAGGATGAAAGCTTTATCCTGCAGTTCCTTTCGCCGCGGATTATGCGTGAGCTAAAGCTCTTTGCCATTCGCGACAATGAGTCGGAACCGACCCTGGAGGTGGCGGCGATTCATGATGAAAGCGGCTATCGGGCGGTGAGGGAGGCGTTGGCTGCACAGTACAACCTGGGCAACCGTGAGCCGAATATCCAGGTGTACAACGTCAACATCAAAGGGGACCGCTCGTTGACCCTGCGCCATACCCAGCACAACAACCGGCCACTGGGGGGCAGCACCCGGGAGATGCTGCGACACCTGCACAACCTCTGGGGGTTTGATATTCACCTGGAATCGGTCAACGACGGCGTCGTCAAAACCACTTACCACTGCCCGGAGATCAATAAGCCGGGCGTTGCTGCCTGA